One segment of Spirochaetota bacterium DNA contains the following:
- a CDS encoding DegT/DnrJ/EryC1/StrS family aminotransferase has product MGLSEQSQRRTVSVGDFIIGDIERDAVLEVLNSNRISEHVKTFEFERKFAKYIGTKTGVAVNSGTSALVLASLTLQYSGRYPKAVRGKKVIVPALGYVATSNAQVLTGFEPIFVDVDPVDLVCTPGHIEAAIQEHGADNIAGIVPVHLMGYPADMDAINEIARQCSLFVVEDAAQAHGTKYHGHVVGSLSDMSVYSFYIAHNIQAGEMGALMTNDDGFARLARQLKANGRMCDCNVCTRRQGVCPHRDPDPNSDNDPRFMHSYISFNFKTMDLQTALALTQLARADEIFDTRLKNVSYLNNGLSFLEPVIRLPRFSAEVSYLAYPLVVKDTSIVSRKTVRDHLEKNGIESRPLFGSVPTQQPAYAAYRDRYKGKVPDSDYIGENGFYIGCHQYLKQDDLDHVVDVFRKLSNNGRWQ; this is encoded by the coding sequence ATGGGACTATCAGAACAGAGTCAACGGCGCACGGTTTCTGTCGGTGATTTCATCATCGGCGATATTGAACGGGATGCAGTCCTTGAGGTGCTCAATTCAAACCGCATTTCAGAACACGTGAAGACCTTTGAATTCGAGCGCAAATTCGCAAAATATATCGGTACAAAAACCGGTGTCGCAGTGAATTCGGGAACAAGTGCATTAGTGCTCGCGAGCCTGACACTTCAATATTCCGGACGATACCCAAAAGCGGTCCGCGGGAAGAAAGTGATAGTTCCTGCGCTTGGATACGTAGCAACATCCAATGCACAAGTCCTGACCGGGTTTGAGCCGATATTCGTCGATGTGGACCCGGTCGACCTTGTCTGCACCCCAGGGCATATTGAAGCAGCGATACAGGAACACGGTGCTGACAACATCGCCGGTATTGTACCGGTTCACCTGATGGGATACCCGGCGGATATGGATGCGATAAATGAGATCGCCCGGCAGTGCTCACTTTTTGTCGTTGAGGATGCAGCACAGGCGCACGGTACGAAATATCACGGCCATGTTGTCGGGTCCCTTTCTGATATGTCCGTATACTCGTTCTATATAGCGCATAATATACAAGCCGGTGAGATGGGCGCGCTTATGACGAATGACGATGGGTTCGCGCGGCTCGCCCGACAATTAAAAGCGAACGGTCGCATGTGCGACTGTAATGTCTGTACTCGGCGGCAGGGGGTATGTCCGCATCGGGATCCCGATCCGAATTCCGATAATGATCCGCGATTCATGCATAGCTACATATCGTTCAATTTCAAGACCATGGACCTGCAGACGGCGCTTGCGCTCACACAGCTTGCCCGTGCGGATGAGATCTTCGATACGCGGCTTAAGAACGTAAGTTATCTGAACAACGGGCTGTCATTCCTTGAACCGGTGATACGTCTGCCGCGATTCAGTGCCGAGGTAAGTTACCTTGCCTATCCGCTTGTCGTAAAGGACACCAGCATCGTATCAAGGAAGACGGTGCGAGACCATCTGGAAAAGAACGGAATAGAAAGCCGCCCTCTTTTTGGGTCGGTACCGACACAGCAGCCAGCGTATGCGGCATATCGCGACCGATATAAGGGAAAAGTCCCCGATTCGGACTATATCGGCGAGAACGGTTTTTATATCGGCTGCCATCAATACTTGAAACAGGATGATCTTGATCACGTTGTTGATGTATTTCGAAAGCTGTCGAACAATGGACGCTGGCAATGA
- a CDS encoding glycosyltransferase, with amino-acid sequence MKNKRILIMIPTYNERENVGTLAAELRALPVKADIFFIDDNSPDGTGAVLDTIAKKDRSIKVMHRAGKLGIGSAHQDGIAYAYDQGYRALITMDCDFTHRPSDIPAFIQAGKKASVVVGTRYSQKKSLQGWNLLRKVLTHTGHLLTAFFLRLPYDATGAFRLYDLTVIPRHLFGAVSSRGYSFFYESLYILHFNKFKIVEVPIALPARTYGHSKMKLRDAWKSFSFLFSIFVNTLVNHERFLVGKPFMKINPRIPVREDWDAYWAQQKTTGRLVYDAIAAFYRKVIIINSLNHFIRKYFIRGSTVLHAGCGSGQVDTKVVDMVSVTALDISPAALSIYNTIHHGKASMVHGSIFDMPLKNASMDGIYNLGVMEHFTESDIAKILKEFSRVLKPKGRVVLFWPPEFGMSVIFFKILSFFVKGLLRKKNVKFHPDEISRIRSKKHAFALMEKAGYRVMRYSFGLRDMFTYAVIVAEKM; translated from the coding sequence TTGAAAAATAAAAGAATTCTCATCATGATCCCGACGTACAATGAGCGGGAGAACGTCGGAACACTTGCCGCTGAGTTGCGAGCACTGCCAGTGAAGGCGGACATCTTTTTCATTGATGATAATTCCCCCGACGGTACCGGGGCGGTCCTCGACACGATAGCGAAGAAGGACAGGTCGATCAAGGTCATGCATCGCGCGGGAAAGCTCGGCATAGGGAGCGCGCATCAGGACGGCATTGCGTATGCATACGATCAAGGATATAGAGCGCTTATCACTATGGACTGCGATTTCACCCATCGCCCGTCGGACATTCCCGCATTCATTCAGGCAGGAAAAAAGGCATCGGTCGTGGTCGGAACGAGATACAGTCAGAAGAAAAGTCTTCAGGGATGGAATCTTCTCAGGAAGGTGCTGACGCATACGGGGCATCTGTTGACCGCGTTCTTTCTGCGGCTCCCGTACGATGCGACAGGGGCTTTCCGCCTGTACGATCTGACCGTTATCCCGCGGCATCTCTTCGGTGCTGTAAGTTCACGCGGCTACTCGTTCTTCTATGAAAGTCTCTACATCCTGCATTTCAACAAATTCAAGATCGTCGAGGTGCCCATAGCGCTTCCCGCCAGGACCTACGGGCATTCAAAGATGAAACTGCGGGATGCGTGGAAAAGTTTCAGCTTCCTGTTCTCGATATTCGTCAATACGCTGGTAAATCATGAACGATTCCTGGTCGGGAAGCCTTTCATGAAGATAAACCCTCGTATTCCTGTACGCGAGGATTGGGATGCTTATTGGGCGCAGCAGAAAACGACGGGGCGCCTTGTCTACGATGCCATAGCGGCGTTCTATCGCAAAGTGATCATCATCAATTCGCTCAACCATTTCATCAGAAAGTATTTTATCCGCGGGTCAACGGTGCTCCATGCCGGCTGTGGGAGCGGGCAGGTCGATACAAAAGTGGTGGACATGGTTTCCGTTACCGCGCTCGATATCTCTCCCGCCGCGCTCAGCATCTACAACACGATACATCATGGGAAGGCTTCGATGGTGCATGGGAGCATTTTCGATATGCCGCTCAAGAACGCATCGATGGACGGTATATATAATCTCGGCGTGATGGAACATTTTACCGAAAGCGATATAGCAAAAATATTAAAGGAATTTTCGCGCGTTCTCAAGCCGAAGGGGCGTGTCGTGCTTTTCTGGCCCCCGGAATTCGGGATGAGCGTTATATTCTTCAAGATACTATCGTTCTTCGTGAAAGGCCTTTTGCGGAAAAAGAACGTGAAATTCCACCCCGATGAAATATCGAGGATACGTTCGAAAAAGCATGCGTTCGCCCTCATGGAAAAGGCGGGGTATCGCGTCATGCGATATTCGTTCGGCTTGCGTGATATGTTCACCTATGCTGTCATTGTTGCGGAGAAAATGTGA